In Hyla sarda isolate aHylSar1 chromosome 12, aHylSar1.hap1, whole genome shotgun sequence, a genomic segment contains:
- the LOC130296282 gene encoding uncharacterized protein LOC130296282 has translation MVPPAPCITPTPPPPPPPVVAAAQLPAPIVSQPPRDRDGCGSVSRSRGRRSRSSSRGSGRSRRSRTAVSHHGCRRHCRRESRNRDRSRRSRSSRWRSPSSSGESSWSSVSPDRRSRRRSGRRHKSKPARRSSNGADRPGAVDTPAPVERVDPAPVPQCGPSSSPTVVPAQTVPGLQEVVPDGRAGGSTVPAFGLGPSDRRLMPLLESSMAVSTWSGHVAVQAVSAIRGGSPFRIRNAFLSDWGGYGGVQGRIILRLLRLCSWATPMFIGRHSERPAVLEGDRWVSIKSMPNGGGFQV, from the exons ATGGTGCCCCCAGCTCCTTGCATaacccccacccctcctcccccccctccccctgtggttGCTGCTGCACAATTGCCGGCGCCTATAGTCAGCCAGCCACCGCGTGACCGTGATGGTTGTGGGTCTGTGAGTCGGTCCCGTGGGCGTCGGTCCCGATCGTCCTCCCGGGGTTCTGGCCGATCGCGCAGGAGCAGAACTGCTGTGTCGCATCATGGGTGTAGGAGACATTGTCGCCGGGAGTCCAGGAACAGGGACAGGTCCCGCAGGTCCCGTTCATCCCGCTGGCGTTCGCCCTCCTCCTCGGGGGAGAGTTCTTGGAGTTCCGTTAGCCCGGACAGGAGGTCTCGTAGGCGTTCGGGCAGGCGACACAAGTCCAAGCCTGCTCGGAGGTCTTCGAATGGAGCTGACCGACCTGGGGCTGTAGATACACCTGCACCCGTGGAGCGTGTGGACCCTGCTCCGGTTCCTCAGTGTGGACCTTCATCTTCTCCGACTGTTGTTCCTGCGCAGACGG TTCCAGGACTTCAGGAGGTTGTGCCCGACGGCAGAGCTGGAGGGTCGACCGTGCCCGCCTTTGGTCTGGGGCCTAGTGACAGGAGATTGATGCCACTGCTGGAATCGTCGATGGCGGTCTCTACGTGGTCAGGACATG TCGCTGTTCAAGCGGTGTCTGCAATACGCGGGGGCTCCCCCTTCCGAATTCGGAACGCATTCCTTTCGGATTGGGGCGGCTACGGAGGCGTCCAGGGCAGGATT ATCCTCCGGTTGCTACGGTTGTGCTCTTGGGCCACTCCTATGTTCATCGGGCGGCACAGCGAGCGGCCTGCCGTCCTGGAGGGAGATCGTTGGGTTTCCATCAAGTCGATGCCCAATGGAGGGGGATTCCAGGTATGA